The Amycolatopsis mongoliensis genome includes a window with the following:
- a CDS encoding TetR/AcrR family transcriptional regulator, with protein sequence MTTPRRGRPGYDLESLLQVAVRLFNERGYDGTSMEDLSRKLGITKSAIYHHVPSKEELLRLSVDRALDGLFAVAAETAELDGRAIDRLEHLVRGSVLVLADRLPFVTLLLRVRGNTKVERAALARRREFDLLVTDLVKQAEAEGDIRPDVDPAVTARLVFGMVNSLIEWYKPRRGSSATEVADAVCKVAFEGLRTPS encoded by the coding sequence GTGACCACCCCGCGCCGCGGGCGGCCGGGCTACGACCTCGAATCGCTGCTGCAGGTGGCGGTGCGCCTGTTCAACGAGCGCGGCTACGACGGCACGAGCATGGAGGACCTCTCCCGCAAGCTCGGCATCACGAAGTCGGCGATCTACCACCACGTGCCCAGCAAGGAGGAGCTGCTGCGGTTGTCGGTCGACCGGGCGCTGGACGGGCTGTTCGCCGTCGCGGCGGAGACGGCCGAGCTGGACGGGCGCGCGATCGACCGGCTGGAGCACCTGGTGCGGGGCAGCGTGCTGGTGCTCGCCGACCGGCTGCCGTTCGTGACGCTGCTGCTGCGCGTGCGCGGCAACACGAAGGTGGAGCGGGCGGCGCTGGCCCGGCGGCGCGAGTTCGACCTGCTGGTGACGGACCTGGTGAAGCAGGCGGAAGCCGAAGGCGACATCCGCCCGGACGTCGACCCGGCGGTGACCGCGCGGCTGGTCTTCGGCATGGTGAATTCGCTGATCGAGTGGTACAAGCCGCGGCGCGGGTCCTCGGCGACCGAAGTGGCGGACGCCGTGTGCAAGGTGGCGTTCGAAGGCCTGCGCACCCCGTCGTGA
- the paaK gene encoding phenylacetate--CoA ligase PaaK: protein MIEANIGADELAALQLERLQWTLGHAYANVPAYRRKFDEAGVHPDDCKELADLAKFPFTTKQDLRENYPFGMFAVPQDQVRRIHASSGTTGKATVVGYTEQDIDTWATVMARSIHAAGGRPGHKVHVAYGYGLFTGGLGAHYGAEKLGCTVIPASGGMTARQVQLITDFRPEVIMVTPSYMLTLLDEFERQGVDPRASSLKVGIFGAEPWTEQMRTEIEERFALDAVDIYGLSEVMGPGVAQECVETKDGLHIWEDHFYPEVIDPYEENVLGGGETGELVFTSLTKQALPIIRYRTRDLTALSPGTARPAFRRMAKVTGRTDDLIILRGVNVFPTQIEEIVLRTAGLSPHFQLVRTTRGRLDHLTVRVEARLDAAPSDRSQAAETLVAGVKDGVGVTVSVDVVDPDTLERSMGKMRRIIDQREKP from the coding sequence ATGATCGAGGCGAACATCGGCGCGGACGAGCTGGCCGCCCTGCAGCTGGAGCGTCTGCAGTGGACGCTCGGGCACGCCTACGCGAACGTGCCCGCGTACCGGCGGAAGTTCGACGAGGCCGGCGTCCACCCGGACGACTGCAAGGAGCTCGCCGACCTGGCGAAGTTCCCGTTCACGACGAAGCAGGACCTGCGCGAGAACTACCCCTTCGGGATGTTCGCCGTCCCGCAGGACCAGGTGCGGCGCATCCACGCCTCGAGCGGCACCACCGGCAAGGCCACCGTCGTCGGGTACACCGAACAGGACATCGACACCTGGGCGACGGTGATGGCCCGGTCGATCCACGCCGCGGGCGGCCGTCCGGGCCACAAGGTGCACGTCGCCTACGGCTACGGCCTGTTCACCGGCGGGCTGGGCGCCCACTACGGCGCGGAGAAGCTGGGCTGCACGGTGATCCCGGCGTCGGGCGGGATGACGGCGCGCCAGGTGCAGCTGATCACCGACTTCCGGCCCGAGGTCATCATGGTCACGCCGTCGTACATGCTGACGCTGCTCGACGAGTTCGAGCGCCAGGGCGTCGACCCGCGGGCCAGCTCGCTCAAGGTCGGCATCTTCGGCGCCGAGCCGTGGACCGAGCAGATGCGCACCGAGATCGAGGAGCGGTTCGCCCTCGACGCCGTCGACATCTACGGGCTGTCCGAGGTGATGGGCCCGGGTGTCGCGCAGGAGTGCGTCGAGACGAAGGACGGCCTGCACATCTGGGAGGACCACTTCTACCCCGAGGTGATCGACCCCTACGAAGAGAACGTGCTGGGCGGCGGCGAAACCGGTGAGCTGGTGTTCACGTCGCTGACCAAGCAGGCGCTGCCGATCATCCGCTACCGCACCCGCGACCTCACGGCGCTCTCGCCGGGGACCGCGCGCCCGGCGTTCCGGCGGATGGCCAAGGTCACCGGCCGCACCGACGACCTGATCATCCTGCGCGGGGTCAACGTCTTCCCGACCCAGATCGAAGAGATCGTGCTGCGCACCGCCGGGCTGAGCCCGCACTTCCAGCTCGTCCGGACCACGCGCGGGCGGCTCGACCACCTGACCGTGCGGGTCGAAGCGCGCCTGGACGCGGCTCCGTCCGACCGATCACAGGCGGCGGAGACGCTGGTGGCGGGGGTCAAGGACGGCGTCGGGGTGACGGTGTCGGTGGATGTCGTCGACCCGGACACGCTCGAGCGGTCCATGGGCAAGATGCGGCGGATCATCGACCAGCGGGAGAAACCGTGA